The window ACGTGCTGGATGTCATGCGTCGGCGGCACGAGGCGTTCAACGGCGTGATGGAGTTCGTCATCGGCGCGGTGGTCGTGCAACTCAAGGAGGAGGGGCTGCAGACGCTGAGCCTGTCGGGTGCACCCCTGGCGTACACGGCCGAGGCGGGCGCGGAATCGGATGCGGTGCAGCGCATGCTCGATCTCGCGGGCTCGCTGCTGGAGCCGGGCTACGGGTTTCGCTCACTGCACAGCTTCAAGCGCAAGTTCCAGCCGGACTTCTCGCCCGTGTGGCTCGTGGTGGCCGATTCGGCGGCGCTGCCGGCGACGGGACTCGCGCTCGTACGGTGTTACCTGCCTCAGCTCACGCTGCGGCAGGCCGCGCGCATGGCGGCGACGCTCGGCCGCGACCGCACGCGAGGCTGAACCGGGTCAGCTGCCGGCGGCTCCCGCATCCGTAATTCCCACGTCGGTGACGTGGAAGTTGCGCGAGGAGCGGGATGCGGTCGGCCCGCGCTGGCCCTGGTAGCGGTTGCCGTAGGGGCCGGAGCCGTAGGCGTTCTCGGCGGGCGAGCTGAGGCGGAAGAAGCAGAGCTGGCCGATCTTCATGCCGGGCCACAGCTTGATCGGCAGGGTCGCGACGTTGGAGAGTTCGAGGGTCACGTGTCCCGTGAAGCCGGGGTCGATGAAGCCTGCCGTGGAGTGGGTCAGTAGGCCGAGGCGTCCGAGCGAGGACTTGCCCTCGAGGCGGGCGGCGACGTCGTCCGGCAGGGTGACGCGCTCGAAGGTGGCGCCGAGCGCGAACTCGCCCGGATGAAGGATGAACGGCTCGTCGGGGCGCACCTCGATCAGCCGGGTGAGTTCGGGCTGGTCCTCGGCGGGGTCGATGAAGGGGTACTTGTGGTTGTCGAACAGGCGGAAGTACCTGTCGAGGCGCACGTCGACGCTGGAGGGCTGCACCATCTCAGGATCGGAGGGCTCCAGCCCGATGCGTCCGTCGGCGAGTTCCTGCTTGATGTCGCGATCCGAGAGCAGCACCAGCCCAGCCTAGCGAGCAATGCCCTTTGCTATGCTGGCCGCGTACCCCCGGGGCTGTAGTTCAATGGCAGAACTTCTGCTTCCCAAGCAGACAGCGCGGGTTCGATTCCCGTCAGCCCCTCAGAATGCACGAAGCGGTCCGGCTTGTCCGGGCCGCTTCGTGCATCTATTGGTTGAGCGAATCGAACCCTTGGGTGGGCCCACGCCGCCAGAGGCTCCGCGCGCGGCGCAGCCGCGGGTGGAGAAGGCGGTGGGGACGATTCCCGTCAGCCCCTCTCTGTTTTCGTGTTTGCCGCGGGAATCGAAAGCAGGCGAAGCCTGCGTATTCGATTGGGCCCACGACGCAGAGGCTCCGCGGCCCGCGCAGCGGGACGTGGAGAAGCGTCGGGGACCGTCAGCCCCTCTGATGCAGAACGCGGTCCGGCTCGTCCGGGCCGCGTTCTGCATGTATCCGGCGCCGCGGGAATCGAAAGCGGGCGCAGCCCGCGTATTCGATTGGGCCCACGACGCCGAGGCTCCGCGCGCGGCGCAGCCGCGGGTGGAGGCGGTGGAGACCGTGAGCGCCTCCATATGTCAGTTCCAGGACTACTTCAGACATTCTGAAGTTAGGTCGGACCTAAGTTTCCGGGCCTGTCGACCGATACGGGCCGTATTTCCGCACCGGCCCGTCAGAAACTCCCACCAATGGAACAGCCGCAATCCCGCCGATGGCTATTCTCAGCCCATGCCTCAGACTCCCAAACGGTTCGTCTTCCGGCCGCTCTGGACCACAGTCGGAGCTGTCGCGACTGTGGTGACGATCCTTCTCGGGGTGCTTCAGATCGGCAGCTGGGTCAACGAGCACGCGCCTTGGATCCTGTGGGTAGCGGTTGCGACACTCATCATCGTCGCCTTGCTCCTCGTCGCTCGGATCGCTGCAGTTAGGATCGAGAAAGAGGGCGTTGCTGAAGAGCTTGTGGTTGCACGAGCCGATGTCGTCATAGCGCAAACTGAGAACGTCGCCGCACATGCTCGGATCCGTGAACTAGAGACAGCGCTGCGGCACGCAGCTCCGCTTAGCGAGGTGGACCGAGGACTCGCGCGTCAGCTCTACGAGTACGCATCTGACGCCGAGGCTCTCGATATGTTGTCGCTCTTCTTCCCGTACCAAATCCCCCATGAACCGGTGAGCAAGATGGAGGAACTCGCTAACCTGCCACGAACGCGTTCTGCGCACGACGTGACGCTGAGTCATCACCTGACGGATCTCTCCGAAGCGGCGACTCAGTGGCTCACCAAGCTTCAGCAGATCGTGTCCACTGACGGCGATTACTACACAACGAGGCTTGATCAGCACGTGAGTCAGAAGGTCTATCAGCAGCACACCGCGATGACCAACGAGTTGGGGTCCGCCGGCTTCGAGCTCCACACCAAGCTGCTCGAGTACCAGCGCTACTACGCGTCACTCGAAACCTGAGACATCCGGCAATCCTCGGCGCGGCGAGCACCCCGGTTCGTTCTGGGGCCAAGCCACCCCTATGCCCAGATGCGGGAGAAGGGCTTATTTGCCAGTCAATCGCACACTCACTTCCGCAGCGATGTCGTCCACCGTCGCCTGCCACCCCTCTCGCACTGCATCAAAGTTCAGCTCGGACGAGTAGTCCGGCGGAACGAAGTACCGAGCGAAGTCTCCTTCTTGCGCGCCTAGTCAAGGAGTGTCAGCCGGGGACGTTCGTCCTGCGCCCCGAGCATGCGGCGGACGTGCGCGGGCGTCCACGCAAGTTCGGCAGCAAGCTCCGGGATCGTCACGCCGCGCTGTTCCGCAAGTTCCACAGCCGTTGAGAGCAATGAGGGAAGCTCGCCCGGGAACTGCGCGACCGGCTCGTGCACGACGCCGGTCTGGTTGAGGCGAATGTAGCCTCGGCGTGCAGTGGCGTCGGAGATCTTCCCGAGTTCACGGCTTCGGTAGATCACCGACTTCGGCTCAACGCCCCACTCCAGACTCACTTTCAGCACATCGGCCATGTCTAACCGGCTCTTCAGTCGAGTCTCCATCGCGGCGCGCGGGGTGAGGAACTCGGCCGCAAACTTGTCGGCCTCCCGCTCGATGTCAGTGGTGCCAGCCACGCGTCCGCCGTGAAGCACCAGGTGGCCGAGCTCGTGTGCGGCGCTAAACCGATGGCGGTAGACATCGTCTGCGCGGTCGGGCGAGAGCACCATGACGGGTCGGTTGAAGGCTGAGGTAGAGAAGGCGTCGATACGGGCAACTTCGTCCTCGACCATCGGGACGAGGACGGCAACGATCCCCTTCGACTCCGCCAGCCTGACGACCTGGGGCACCGGCCCATCGCCCATGTTCCAGGCCTCTCGTAGATGCCTAGCAGCGGCTGCGGGGTCCGCAGGGAACGTGCCTGGTGCGATCTCCCCGCCGGCGAACCCAGGAATGTCGATGGTTGGGAATCGCACGTGCCGCTCGAGAGCGTTCGCGAGCTCCCACACCTGTTCCGTATAGGAGATCGCCTTCTTCCGCTGCCGGGAAGTCGTGGCTCGCAGGCTCCGAAAGTAGACGTTGTCGGATTCGAGTCGGACCCGGGGTCGTCCAGCAGCGAAGAATCCCACCGGCACCTTCAAGTACCCTGCAAGCTTCTCGAGCGTGTCTGCTCTCGGCGGCGTGATGCCGGACTCGAACTGACCGATGGCTGCAGCTGACACGCCGACGGCTTCCGCCACGTCCTGTTTCGTCCGCAGAGCGAGCTGCCGGGCCTGTTGCAGTCGCTCGGGGTCGAACGTGCGCGCGACGGTAGCTGCGTCCGCGGTCTGCATGCCCCCCGTGATCGGCCTCACTTGCTACCCGCTGCGAGCTCATCATCGTCGCCGCGCACACCCATATCCAGGTTCTTCATCGGCGCCTCGTCAAAGCGGCGCGGCTCTCTCGTCTCCTCGGTTGCTTTGAGATCGATCTCAACCGCGACAGGCAGCTCTTCGTGGTGGATCCAGATCACGGCACCGTGGGCATCGAGGTAGCCATCGCCGATATGGATCCGCTCGAGGCCGGCACGATCACTCGCGACGAAAGCGACGAGCACGACAGCCTCAGCTTCAGATGTGGGGGAGGCAAGCTCTTCGGCGTCCGCGTCGTCATGCCACTCCGCGAGGGGGAGGTACTCCTCCGGGCGCCGCTCGACATCGGACAGCAGTTCGTCACGGAACTGCGACCAGCGGATGATGAGGCGATCAGCCTCGGGGCCGGACTGAGAGGCACACTTCGCCACGTAAATGGTCGTCCCTCCGACGACTGGCAGGTAGAAGCGACTGCCCTTTGGGCGGATCTTGCGCACGTTTTGGACCTCAGCGAGCTCTTCCACAACGCCAAGAGCGAGCACCTGCCAGAAGGTCGCGCCGTACGGCTCGTCCGTCGGCAACCCGCTCGTCGCCTTGGTGTCGGCGGATGTGTCGTGCGCGGATCGGCCCGCTCGGATGAGAGCTTCCGCCACGGCGGGTGCGGCATCGCCGAACCGAGCCCGGAACCACTCGCTTCCGCCAAGTCCATGCATCGCGCTCATAAGTCCCCTAAACATCTGCTTCGATCCGACATTAGCACTTTATCGGCAAACATGAAACGAACACTCTTGATTCATTTTCCATCCGGCGATTCGGCGACTACGGTACGTCGTGCGACTTTGCCATCTTGCGCCCAGAACGACGTTGAGGGTGCGGAAGCTAGCGGACCGCGGCTCGAGTCCTCAGGCTGCCGCTTCGGACGCACTTTGACCGGAAGTCAAGTTGCGCCTGATGCTTCGCGCTTACACGCCCGTGCAGCCCCACCGGGTCACTTCCCATGGCCCCGCTGCGTCGGCTCGCAGGTTCGCCGCCCACCGTCTAGAGCTTCAACTCCGGCCACGCGTGCGCCCCAATCGCCCTCCGAGACGCGCCGCAGGGTACTGAGCATGTGTCCGTCGGTCCAAGACAGTAGCCTCGACGGAGGGGGGAACGATGGACGATGACACGGCGATGAGACCATCGGTCGCGCTCGTTGGGAGCTTTCGACAGCACTATGAGGCGATCTGCGGGGCGAAGGCCATCTTCGACTCGCATGGCGTCGAAGTGACGACCCCGCTTGGCTCACCCGTCCTCGATCCAGGCCAGGACTTCGTTCGGTTCGCGACCGACTGTATGGATCTGTCGGATCCCCACGTTCAGACGGTGGCGCTGCACAGAATCTTTCGAGCCCGTGCTGTGTACGTTGTCGCCGTAGGTGGGTATGTTGGGCGCACCACCGCGTACGAGGTGGGCCGAGCCACCCAGGCCGGACGTCCGATCTATTTCAGCGAGCGCCCCCTGGACCTCCCCATTCACGTGCCCGGTGAGCATGTCGTTGAGCCGGACGAACTCGCACGGCGGATACTGGAATCACGAGAGATCGCTTCAGTCCACGCAAGTGAAGATGAACACGCACTGCTCGAGCGGAGGCTTCTGACCGGTGACTACAGCTATGAGTGACCCCAACAGGCTCGTCATCTGCGGCTCTATGCGCGCCTACGACACGATGCAGGAAGTGCACCGCATGCTCGTTGCCCATGGCGTCGACGCGATCCTCCCCGAGCCCGATGCTCTGCCGCTTCGCGCAAGTACCGATGAGGTCGACGAGGCCAAGCGCTCGGCATCCAAGAAGCACTTCGATTCCATCCGCGCGGAACACACGTACGCCGTTCTCGTCGTGAACGTCGACAAGGACGGGGAGCTGGACTACATAGGCCCCAACGCGTTCGCGGAGATCGCCGTGGCCTTTGCCAGCGACCGGCGAATCTACCTGTGGCAGGGCAGCCCGCGTCGCTACTCCGAAGAACTCCGCGCATGGGGCGCGACGGAATTGCACGGCGAACTGGCACAGATCGAAACCGAGCTTCACCGCACTCCCTGGCGCCGATCACTTCGAAGCGCGTAGGCACCGGTCGAATGCCGGCGCTCGACCGCATCTTCCTGCACTTCTTCGACACCCACTACCTCGAAGCGACCGCGAGCCGCGTTGACAAGGTTCAACTTTACGAAGAGATGGTCCTTGCGACGAGAATCGCGATTCTTGCCGCGCGGCAGGTGCTCATCCCTGCATCGTCCTACTTCGAGTCACCGCTGTGCCGGAGGATCATCGACGAACTGCAGCCGCTGTTCACCACAGGGGCGGTGAAACTCGTCGGCGGCGCGACGGGCGTCGACGAGTTCATCGAAAGCAAGCTGCTCACGTATGACCCCGGCGGCGCACAGTTCTCGGCGTACACCAACTTCCGCGACGGCAACGCCACGCTCCCTCCGTTCAGCCCTCGAAACCAGAGCGCGACCCGAGACATCACCAAAGGGTGGTTCGACGTTGCCTCGCAACCGGACTTCGAAGCGGACGTGTTCGGGCGCGCACGCGACGCACTCGACTCAGGATTCGCAGAAAGATGGGCGCAGGCTCCGGTAGCACTGGGTGGGCGGGCGTTCACTCCTGAGTACGTCCAACCGCTCGTCGCACCCCCAGACGCGCCGGCCACCATCGGGATGCGTATTGGGAATGTGATCAATCGCGCGTACTTCTCTAGCTTCGCGTTTGAGTTCCACGCAGGGTTCGTTACCAACATGTCTGTACTGACCGCCGCTCACGGCTTGGACAATCGTTTCGGGAACCTCGACTACGTGGCGGTGCGAGAGGAACTGCGCTCGCGAGGTCTCATGGATCAGGTCCTGGACTCATCGGCCCTGCAACTGGTGGATCTCCGCGATGACAACACCGTGGCGATGGCGATCCTTTCGGGAGTGTCCACGATCGACCTGAGCGTGCTCCACAGCACGAACTTGCGCTTGGACATCCCTATCGACCTTTCCCCCGCGGTCAAGAAGATGCGTGCCATCAAGCCCGGAGCTAAGGCCGCGACCGCCTACCACCACACCGTCGCCGATATCCTCGATGACATATTTGTGGCCTCACTGTTCCGTGTGAAGCTGGAGCAAGAGATCTATCAGGGCCGCAAACGCGTCGATATCTCTTACCTGAACATCGCGCGGACGGGCATCTTCAACTGGCTGCACCTCCGCTACGGCGCACCGCTTATCTATGTGGAGTGCAAGAACTACAACGACGATCCGAAGAACAGGGAGTTCGACCAACTCGCCGCAAGGTTCTCCACACAGGGAACGAGGGTGGGGCTCTTACTCTGCCGTCGCGTGGACGACAAGAAGGATGCGCTCGCCCGCGCCCGCGACGCGTTCCACGCCGGCAACGGCCTCATCATCGTGCTCGACGATGATGACGTAGAGTCCCTGGCCGCGCTGGACCGAAACATGGGCTATGACCTGCCGCAGGGGAAGTTCCTGCGTGAACGAATCATGCAGGTGATCTCTTAGCAGTGAATTGGCAGCGCTTGGGCGACGAGCCTGACGAATTCTTCGCAAGAGGCACTGTCCTGTCCACTTCAAGGAGATCCACCCCCTCCGACCCGACGACCTGCCTGAGAACATCCCCTCCTACGGACTGATAGGCGGCGGCTATCTCCGTGACGCCGGGGGTCGACGTCTAGGCAGCGAACCGCTCGCCATGACGCTGAACTTTCGTCAGCGCGCGGAGACCTGTCCGTGGCGGGAGGTCATCGGGGAAGACTTCGACGCCCGCATCGACAGCCTCGACGCAGAACCGCAGGCCTTCCGCCCGTCCCTGACGCTTGCGCGCCCGGTTCACCTACTTCAGAGGGTCGGCTGGTAGTACCCGACTTCGAGT is drawn from Microbacterium binotii and contains these coding sequences:
- the dcd gene encoding dCTP deaminase, which encodes MLLSDRDIKQELADGRIGLEPSDPEMVQPSSVDVRLDRYFRLFDNHKYPFIDPAEDQPELTRLIEVRPDEPFILHPGEFALGATFERVTLPDDVAARLEGKSSLGRLGLLTHSTAGFIDPGFTGHVTLELSNVATLPIKLWPGMKIGQLCFFRLSSPAENAYGSGPYGNRYQGQRGPTASRSSRNFHVTDVGITDAGAAGS
- a CDS encoding XRE family transcriptional regulator, with the protein product MQTADAATVARTFDPERLQQARQLALRTKQDVAEAVGVSAAAIGQFESGITPPRADTLEKLAGYLKVPVGFFAAGRPRVRLESDNVYFRSLRATTSRQRKKAISYTEQVWELANALERHVRFPTIDIPGFAGGEIAPGTFPADPAAAARHLREAWNMGDGPVPQVVRLAESKGIVAVLVPMVEDEVARIDAFSTSAFNRPVMVLSPDRADDVYRHRFSAAHELGHLVLHGGRVAGTTDIEREADKFAAEFLTPRAAMETRLKSRLDMADVLKVSLEWGVEPKSVIYRSRELGKISDATARRGYIRLNQTGVVHEPVAQFPGELPSLLSTAVELAEQRGVTIPELAAELAWTPAHVRRMLGAQDERPRLTLLD